Within the Peromyscus maniculatus bairdii isolate BWxNUB_F1_BW_parent chromosome 2, HU_Pman_BW_mat_3.1, whole genome shotgun sequence genome, the region CACCTAGTCCAGCGGCTGAAAAGCTCCTGTTGGTGGCAGAGATCAATCATGGGGCCAGCCTTGCTAGTGAGAAGTTAGGACCCTGTTAACACCACCCTGAGGACACACCAACCTAGctttggaggtggagggagggtaGACCCCCAAAAATATGGTCTAATGGTGACAAAGCCCAAGAGAAGGAGGTGGCTCCCAACCTGGAGCACTCTGTGGATGCAGGAGGCCCCATTGCTTTCCACACTGGAGTACATTCCGCTTCACCTATGTGTCTCCTCCAAAGGGCTGAAATATTCCTTTGTAAATGTGAATTTTGCCTCAAAACCAAGTTGTTCCTGCAGTGCAAGGGTCAGTCCCGACCAGAATTTATTTTCCAATAAAGTTAATTCCTTGTCACCACAGCACATGGCTCCAGGAGAGTGGATCTTTTCATCAAATTCAACTtctactttttaattattatttttaaagcccctcccctctgcggTGTGAGGGtagacacacacaccatagtgCAAGTGTGGcgatcagaggacagcctctgCTGCTGGTCCTCACCGTCCACCTTTTTTGGCACTGTGTACACAAGGCTAGCTGGCCCAAGCTTCAGGGGGTTCTCCGTCCCCGTGCCCCATCTCACggcagcactgggattaaagcttGTGCCTGGCTTCAAGTGTGTTGAGAGTGAACTGGGTTCTCATCCTTGCACAACGAACACTTTCCCCACCacactgtctccccagcccaaagccaagtttttgttttgttttattttttttgagacaggggctttctacatagccctggctgttctggaactcacaggctggccctgaactcacagagatctgcctgcttctgcttcctgagtgctgggattacaggcgtgtgccaccaccgcccaaatTCAACTTTTAAAGTCTGTTGTGATAATACTTTGCAGACAGTTGGCACAAGGCAGGTTTGTTGGGGTTGCCCATCACCCCTATTTCTTAAGGTTCTAAAAATGGTTGGattgggcctagagagatgacttagtggtgaagagcacttgccacTCTTGCAAAGAACtcgggttcatttcccagcacccacatggtagcttgtAGGGCagttacccaccaaccccacagctccccagagttttcttgagtgagagcagcaggaaatattagttagaaggatttagattgcggaaataaacagatagaaaatacaggatagccttgagagggcctggaacccattccaatgggccctgactgtctctgccctagggtatttatagaaatgccaaggggtgaagcaaaagacctccccccagcacagacAAGTACAGACcaatctcagacacctgcactcaggcctgtggtcctagtcatcctctctatgcagatctgctgggtaaagccactagaaacctgaaaatgggctcccacagcagCTTACAACTAACTCCAGTTCTTCccacctctgtgggcaccagacacacttGGCATACACAAGGCCTCTGGTCTGGCACCCTCACGGTGGCAATGAGGGAAGAGAGACAATCCTGAGAATGAAGCAAAGTCCCAGAAGAACAGCATTCACACTTGCTTGAGAGTCCTAAGCCTGGAGAACCTGTGTTCTGCAGCTGGCGCAGACTTTCTTGGGCTCAGTGCCCCTTTCTTACGACAGCCAAAAGATAATGGAATATCCTCACGTTCTGTGCCCTAAGAGCATGCACCTCCTTAGCCTCAAGGTACTTGAAGAGAGAACTCCTTCAGGAGCCCACAGCTTTGGAGTAAGTCTGCCTGAGTAGCCACACAGGCTCTGGCTCTGCTTCGCTGTGAGCTCTGGGGTCAAGTGGCTACAGCACCTGTATAGGCAGCCAGGGCATCCGACCTCTGTAGAGGAGGGGTACGGGAGAGGCTGGCATGCTGGAGATCTCAGCAAAGTCCCTGTGCTCTGGTTTTAGCATGTGGCTGAACTGAGCCTTCTTGCCCACACAGGGCCCTTTCAGCACTTGGCTAGGTACCCTCCTCAGGCCTTCCTCCTGCTTGGGAGTTGGTGCCAGACCTCCTAGAGTCCTCAAGGTCCCCTGCAAAAATACAGTTACACTTTCAGCAAAAGCCCAGGAGCCAGGCCAGTGGAGACTAGGGACAGGCTGATTGGGAGTGTTCCATCAGTAAGCTCTTCTTAGTCCTGGGACTCATCACAACTGCCTTCCCACCTGGGTGGCCCAGTCCCAGGTCACCCCTGACAGTGCAGCATGAGCCTACCCCACCCTGGCAGCTCCTGCATGGGCAGCTCCTTGGCTGCACCTTTGGCCCTCACTCTGGGTTCTTCAGCCTAGGACAGGCAGGTTCCCAAGATGGCCACTCTCCAAAAGACCTCAAGGCAGAACAGACCCTGGTGTGTGCTCTGGGATCCTTTGGAGATTAAACTTCTCATCCTCTTCAAGTCTGCAGAGATAAAAGACAATCTCAGTCCAGAATCCATCCCCAGACCCTGACCTGGACACAACTACCAGGCTAGACCACACACGGTGGGGGTGACCTCGCCTAGGGATGAGAGGCAAGGTTCTGACGGGAGGAGGACCTAGGGAGAGGGGTCAGGGAGTCAGATGGTGGCAGGACGGTCTTTTGAAACAGCCCTAACCCCTGGGGGCTGTGGAGAAATAGAAAGCCACTAGTGAACGCCAATACATATACTAAAGTGCCTGGGCGTCTGCTGCCACCAAGTGACGGGCTGCAGGATTGCAGGGCGGGTTTATTGGCTAGACAGGAAGCACGGGTTTCCGAGCTTCGTCCCCTGGGCTTTGCGGCTTCGTTCCTCTCTTTGGTAAAGAAACCCAGTTCCTCCTATAAGAAGAAAATGGTGTAAAGTTGGATTTGGAAGTCCTGTCCATGGACATCCTGGGGAAGGCTGAAGaactggaaactgaggcagagcatTGTCTAGTACCGCTGGGAGGCGGCATTGGCAGGGCAAGCCTGACAGCTAATCTGCACGTGTTAACACAAGGGAACACAGGCTCCAGAGCTGCCTGCACAGGGTCGGGTGGGCCCAGTCTCGTACCCATGAAAGCCTCTCCCTCAAGGCGGCAGCCTAGTGTCCCCAAAGATTAGGATCCCTGCGCCTTAGTTTTCAAGTGTCACAAAGGGGAGATGGCACTTGGCAGAGTGGGGTAGTGAGGGTACTGGAGGCCACACGGGAGCTGGTCCGGGTCGGAGGGCGGGTCGGGTGGTATGTCTCACTTCCGCCGGACGCTTTGgggagaaggatggaggaggagcgGAGGCTGCGGGGGAGGCTGAGCCGCCGCAGGCCGCCTGCAGGGGGCGGGTGAGGCGGGATGGAACGGAGAGGGTGGGGGCGCTGGGGCCGCGGGGAGACAATGGGGGTACCTCGACTTTCCCGTCTAGGTGCGGGGTTCCTCGCACACTTGCACCCCGCAACTGTGAGGCCTGCTACCAGAAAGGCTCCGCCTTTCTCCGGGCGCGGTCGCTTCTTCCGCCCCAACCCTGCggtttcccccacctcctccacccctctTTCCGTCGCCTATCTAGCCTCTCCCTGCTCAGCCCCATGCTCCATTGTTCCCTAGAGCCCACTTACCCTCCAGCGTGAACCGCACGCTTGATCCCCTACTtcgggctccctccctcccttactccACTGTCGACTCCTTCTCCACTTCCCCAGAGTCTTGCCGCCCCTCACTGTAGAGCCCCTGTGACCTCCCTTGTGAGACCTCTTTCTCGGGACACTCTACCATGGATCCACTGGCTGACACTTCCTATGCTTCCCAGGGCCCCCAGCTGCCGCCCCTGGTTCCTCATGGAGGACAGTAAGAATGAGCCGTGGGCTGCTCTCCTGCGCAGCACTGTGAGCGGGGACGTGGATCTGACCCCGAACGGTCAGCCGTTGCCGCCACTGCCTGCTTTTTCCAGCCAGGTGTGTCCAGAAGCACTAATGGGGAATGGCCTGGGAGAGGATTCCCCGGGACGCTGGGGGAGGTCATGGTGTTGGTGGCTATTATCTCATGGGCATCTGCTTTTTAGGAGTCTCTGCCTGACCCAGAGCCCGCTGTGCCTCCTGGGGTCTTCACTGTGGGATCCAAAACTTTTTCCTGGACGCCTTTTCCACCTGCCCTTGGTGGCTCTGGAAACTCCTACCAATTGTTCCATGGGCCTGGAGGCTCCCTGGGGTCACCTATTCCATCCTTGAAAAGATGTCCTGCACCAGATTCCCATCAGACTCCCAGCCCCCaagagtgtgtgtctgtgcagagtACACCTGTGTTGCTGAGCTGTCCATTGTGCCAGAAGGCATTTGATCCGACGTGAGTTTTCCATCCCAGACCTCAAGCTTAAGACTTAGTCCGTTGTAAAACCTACTCCTAAGAGAGTGCGTGCCTAGACGTGGCTCTGGCCTTTTGTTTATTTaactaattttgttgttgttgttttgagacagggtttctctgtgtagcgcgctgtcctggaatttgctctgtacatcaggctagcctcagactcacagagatctgcctgcttctgcctcccaagtgctgggattaaaggcgtggaccactaCTGCCTGGTTTATTTaactaatatttaaattaaaatgtgtgtgtgcacgcgtgcgtgtgcgcgccatgcgtgtggaggtcagaggaaaagtTGAGGTCTGTTCTCACCTTTCACCGTATGAATcctagggattgaatttaggtacTCGGGATTGGcaacaggtgcctttacctgctgagcctcctGATagcctttttgttgctgttttgactCTCAGTGATGCTCTTGCTTCGGCCTCCCAACGTGCTGGGATCTCAAGACTGCACCACCACATTTGGTTAGCTTTGGCTACTTAAAATGATACAGGAACTTGAAGAACTTGAGCCCACTGTTGCTGGGCTCAAGGGCAGTGTGTTTTAGATGGTGTGTAGCTGGTGCACATGTATCCTATGTGTTGAAGTAGAAATGGCCTGGGGAGGGCATGGATTCTCCAAAGTTAGCTGCTAAGATGACAAAACCGGAAGTGAAGCAGAGTTAGCCTGATTAAATGGTTACCAGAGGATAACGCAGCTGGAGCCCTAGTTCAGAGCCCAACAGGCCCCTCCAAATATTGTTTAAAAGAATTTGTGCTGAGCTGGGAGTGGAGGtccacacctctaatctcagcactcaggaggcagaatctgtgagttcgaggccaggctagtctacatagtgagttctagaacagccagtgctatgtaggccctgtctcaaaacaaaacaaaatgtgcttattattgtttgtgtgatatatgtatatgttcatgtagGTTTGTGTACAGAGGTAGGTgcccatgcatgtggaggcccggTCAAGTGGTTTTCTTGATCACGtcccaccttatgttttgagacagagtctctcactgaaccaaacattgatttggctaggctggctggccaatgagctcccaTCTCTCTGGCCACCTCCAGTGCATGGGTTCCGTATGCATGCTGCCAGTGCTTGCCTTTTCTGTGGGTAATGTTTGCACAGCAGGAACAATGGAACCATTTATCAATGGAACCATTTCCAAA harbors:
- the Faap20 gene encoding Fanconi anemia core complex-associated protein 20 translates to MEEERRLRGRLSRRRPPAGGGAPSCRPWFLMEDSKNEPWAALLRSTVSGDVDLTPNGQPLPPLPAFSSQESLPDPEPAVPPGVFTVGSKTFSWTPFPPALGGSGNSYQLFHGPGGSLGSPIPSLKRCPAPDSHQTPSPQECVSVQSTPVLLSCPLCQKAFDPTLAQLDVDSHLAQCLAESTEDMVW